Genomic window (Syntrophales bacterium):
CTCGGCGGCCTTTTTGATGTGCTCCGGCGTATCGAAGTCCGGCTCTCCGGCCCCGAAGCCGATGATGTCCCTGCCGGCCGCCTTGAGGGCCGCCGCCTTTGCCGTCACGGCCAGGGTCGGAGACGGCTTGATGAGGGTTGCTCGAGGTGACAGCTTCATGATTTCCATTCCTATTTCTTGTCGAATTTTTCCTGCAGCTTTCTGTGGATGAGATCGGGTACCAGGCCCCGGACGGAGCCGCCGAGGCTTGCCGCCTCCTTGATGAGGTTGGAACTGGTGTAGAACCACTTGTAGCCCGTCATGAGGAATACCGTCTCCACGTCCCGGTTGAGGCGACGGTTGATGAGGGCCATCTGGAACTCGTACTCGAAGTCGGACACGGCCCGGAGGCCTCTCAGGATGATGCCGGCTCCCGTATTGCGGGCGTAATCCACCAGCAGCCCCGCGAAGCTGTCCACCCGGACCCGCTCCCAGTCGTGCACCGATTCCTTGAGAACCTGGTGAATCAACTCCATCCGCTCCTGGACCGTGAAGAGGGATGCC
Coding sequences:
- the coaD gene encoding pantetheine-phosphate adenylyltransferase yields the protein MKKIAVYPGSFDPITNGHIDIIERGLRIFDELVVLVAYNPNKASLFTVQERMELIHQVLKESVHDWERVRVDSFAGLLVDYARNTGAGIILRGLRAVSDFEYEFQMALINRRLNRDVETVFLMTGYKWFYTSSNLIKEAASLGGSVRGLVPDLIHRKLQEKFDKK